From Phycisphaerae bacterium, one genomic window encodes:
- a CDS encoding TIGR03936 family radical SAM-associated protein: MRYKVAIRFAIEGDLRFISHRDTMRLFERALARSRVPVKFSGGFNPKPRVSLPLPRSVGIASDADLAVFELSEPMDAQDVRQRLEPQMPEGLGLREAWPVASDGTVQPCEVEYSVDLSAESAIRAAAQAAALMAEHHWCIERDSNGGKAGRRIDLRALLVEVGVDGNTLHWKVRVDPKGGARPAEILTALGLDAASWLHRVRRTRVAWMDRDRLQSGASEPSSDEADRPLA; the protein is encoded by the coding sequence TTGCGGTATAAGGTGGCCATTCGCTTTGCGATCGAGGGCGACCTGAGGTTCATTTCGCACCGTGACACGATGCGGCTCTTCGAGCGGGCCCTGGCCAGAAGCCGGGTGCCGGTGAAGTTCTCTGGAGGGTTCAATCCGAAACCGAGAGTGTCGCTGCCGCTGCCCCGCTCCGTGGGGATCGCCAGCGACGCGGACTTGGCAGTGTTTGAACTCTCGGAACCGATGGACGCCCAGGACGTGCGACAACGGCTCGAGCCCCAGATGCCCGAGGGCCTCGGACTTCGGGAAGCTTGGCCGGTGGCGTCGGACGGAACAGTCCAGCCCTGCGAGGTGGAGTACTCAGTCGATCTGTCCGCCGAGTCGGCAATCCGCGCGGCCGCCCAGGCGGCGGCCCTCATGGCCGAACACCACTGGTGCATCGAACGCGATTCGAATGGCGGCAAAGCCGGTAGGAGAATCGATCTTCGTGCCCTGCTGGTCGAGGTCGGCGTGGACGGTAACACCCTCCACTGGAAAGTCCGGGTGGACCCGAAGGGCGGTGCCCGTCCCGCGGAAATCCTCACGGCCTTGGGGCTCGACGCCGCGTCCTGGCTGCACCGGGTCAGACGGACGCGGGTGGCGTGGATGGACCGAGACCGACTCCAGTCCGGAGCATCGGAACCGTCCTCCGACGAGGCCGACCGTCCGCTGGCTTGA